In one Silene latifolia isolate original U9 population chromosome 10, ASM4854445v1, whole genome shotgun sequence genomic region, the following are encoded:
- the LOC141606029 gene encoding F-box/kelch-repeat protein At3g23880-like isoform X1: MACQIKDDKEEVVQHRELPFDLITQNILTRLPIKSVVRFKLVSKLWYSTLSSSKFGHTHFKFHHPSSPTLSLLIRSNDKFHFLSCESDEQFDVKLVSFEVDIDVGNEILVLVGTCNGLVCLGSSSGGLFILWNPITHDFRKYLDPEISKFFTRGWMVTWGFGYVSDSDDYKIVRICKQVKGQSFRLHVFSVRFDKWRRIDNDSSHDFSGLMTTEHLYNLYRPGVLVNDTLYWMGGVPLIHEESERKIMSFNLALEVFNTFPDLKVSTPLTWVVDEECTDEFLCVVKGCLSKYGRHVRNGEGVITVLNGSGETEQNVLSKDVVSSACKDLIGYRGSDKIFIKYYGSHEPQLGVIDLSSRPWKLTPVMSLEIMSEIASYSASLISPVIRGISKDEDKDKDEDPNN, from the coding sequence ATGGCATGTCAAATTAAGGATGATAAAGAAGAAGTGGTACAACATAGAGAGCTTCCATTTGATCTAATTACTCAAAACATATTAACAAGATTGCCAATCAAATCCGTTGTTCGTTTCAAGTTAGTTTCGAAACTATGGTATTCTACTCTTTCTTCTTCTAAATTTGGTCACACCCACTTCAAATTTCATCACCCTTCCTCACCTACACTATCTTTGCTTATCCGATCTAACGACAAATTCCATTTTTTGTCTTGTGAAAGTGATGAACAATTTGATGTGAAGTTGGTCAGTTTTGAGGTTGATATTGATGTAGGGAATGAGATTCTTGTTTTGGTGGGCACTTGTAATGGGTTGGTTTGTTTAGGATCAAGTTCGGGGGGTTTGTTCATTTTATGGAATCCAATAACCCACGATTTTCGCAAATACTTGGACCCTGAAATTTCCAAGTTTTTTACTCGAGGGTGGATGGTCACTTGGGGATTTGGGTACGTTTCGGATAGTGATGATTACAAGATTGTTCGGATTTGTAAACAAGTTAAGGGTCAATCTTTTAGGTTGCATGTCTTCTCAGTAAGGTTTGATAAATGGAGAAGAATCGACAATGATTCTTCTCATGATTTTTCTGGTTTGATGACTACTGAACACTTGTATAACTTGTATAGACCAGGGGTGTTGGTCAATGATACTCTATATTGGATGGGCGGCGTACCACTCATCCACGAAGAGTCAGAAAGAAAAATTATGTCCTTCAATTTAGCCCTAGAGGTGTTCAACACCTTTCCAGACCTAAAGGTGAGCACACCTTTGACATGGGTGGTAGATGAGGAGTGTACAGACGAGTTCTTATGTGTCGTAAAAGGGTGTCTTTCGAAGTATGGTAGGCATGTTAGAAACGGTGAAGGAGTTATAACTGTGTTGAATGGTTCTGGTGAGACGGAACAAAATGTTCTCTCTAAGGATGTTGTTAGCTCGGCATGCAAGGATTTGATCGGATACAGAGGAAGTGACAAGATTTTTATAAAATACTATGGTAGTCATGAACCACAGTTAGGGGTTATTGATTTAAGTTCAAGGCCTTGGAAGCTCACACCAGTTATGTCCCTTGAAATTATGTCGGAGATTGCTAGTTACTCTGCAAGTCTTATCTCGCCTGTCATTAGAGGGATATCAAAGGACGAGGACAAGGACAAGGACGAGGATCCGAACAACTAA